A genomic window from Candidatus Pelagisphaera phototrophica includes:
- a CDS encoding sulfatase family protein, producing the protein MFLPRFLPLVVYSLSVLSYPLANASDQARPNVVFIFIDDQGYYDLGCYGATEIETPRIDAMAKEGIRFTDYYAAAPICSPSRAGLLTGCYPRRVGMEAWVQRADSRRGLNPDELTLGELFQQNGYRTACIGKWHLGFEAPFRPRAQGFDSYFGLLHNLDPVEVIYFEEEGGVPLMRNDEVIKRPADPAELTRRYTDEAIAFMEQDRDEPFFLYLPHTMLHNPLGVSPRFKGSSNWGEYGDAIQELDFNVGRIFDAFSRLEIEDETIVVYASDNGRGPGRNKSQLIQGRKLSTYEGGIRVPCIAWGPGLGVKEGSESSEVVFAMDWYPTLATIAGIRVPQDRVIDGRDLSLYLSGKADTIPSAVHDKSLNSDVPLRRSLDFAGEWSPLFTREEYTNAFFYHGSQGALAAVRSGKWKLVLNPRLQLYDLSKHLGEDATTGNREATRKLRGMAVTFQDEMSRDGRRAGFID; encoded by the coding sequence ATGTTTTTGCCCCGATTCCTTCCCCTCGTTGTTTACTCGCTCAGCGTTTTAAGTTACCCATTGGCCAACGCTTCGGATCAAGCTCGGCCTAATGTCGTCTTTATCTTCATCGATGATCAAGGATACTATGATTTGGGGTGCTACGGGGCGACTGAGATTGAAACGCCTCGGATTGACGCGATGGCCAAGGAAGGAATCCGTTTCACGGATTACTATGCGGCGGCCCCCATTTGTAGCCCGTCACGGGCGGGGTTACTGACTGGGTGCTATCCCCGAAGGGTAGGGATGGAAGCTTGGGTCCAACGAGCGGACTCGCGTCGCGGGTTGAATCCCGATGAACTGACCTTGGGTGAGCTGTTTCAGCAAAACGGATACAGGACCGCTTGTATTGGGAAATGGCATCTGGGTTTTGAAGCGCCCTTTCGACCGCGTGCGCAGGGATTCGACTCCTATTTTGGGCTCTTGCACAATTTGGATCCCGTGGAGGTCATTTACTTTGAAGAAGAAGGGGGTGTTCCATTAATGCGCAATGACGAAGTCATCAAGCGCCCAGCCGATCCTGCTGAGTTGACGCGGCGCTACACCGACGAAGCGATCGCATTTATGGAGCAGGATCGTGACGAGCCCTTCTTTCTCTACCTTCCGCACACGATGCTTCATAATCCACTGGGTGTGAGTCCTCGTTTTAAGGGTTCTTCAAATTGGGGTGAGTACGGGGACGCGATTCAGGAATTGGACTTCAATGTGGGAAGAATATTCGATGCTTTTTCGCGACTTGAAATCGAGGACGAGACCATTGTTGTATACGCGTCAGACAATGGTCGTGGTCCGGGGCGAAACAAGAGTCAATTGATTCAGGGGAGGAAGCTTTCAACTTACGAAGGCGGCATTCGTGTACCCTGCATTGCCTGGGGTCCGGGTCTGGGGGTTAAGGAGGGAAGCGAGTCGTCAGAGGTGGTTTTTGCGATGGATTGGTACCCAACGTTGGCGACTATTGCGGGGATCAGGGTTCCGCAGGATAGGGTGATCGACGGTCGCGATTTGAGCCTCTATTTGTCAGGAAAAGCCGATACGATTCCTTCGGCGGTTCATGATAAATCATTGAATAGCGATGTACCCCTTCGCCGATCCTTGGACTTTGCTGGAGAGTGGAGCCCTCTTTTTACGAGGGAAGAATATACAAACGCGTTTTTTTATCATGGGAGTCAGGGTGCTTTGGCGGCGGTCAGATCAGGGAAATGGAAGTTGGTATTGAACCCCAGATTGCAGCTTTACGATCTTTCGAAGCATTTGGGTGAGGACGCGACAACGGGAAACCGTGAAGCGACACGGAAACTTCGGGGTATGGCGGTGACTTTCCAAGATGAGATGAGCAGGGATGGGCGTAGGGCAGGATTTATAGACTGA
- a CDS encoding sulfatase has product MNFTRATDNTPSSSSDSWARKLVSLFFIASGLSISSAQDMPNIVLLVADDLGYGELGCQGNEEIPTPHIDSLAENGIRFTQGYVTAPFCSASRAGLMTGRYQTRFGYEFNPIGAKNEDPDAGLPLGERTIADILVDSGYITGLFGKWHLGGTAKYNPIRRGFDEFFGFLHEGHYFLPPPYEGVTTWLRRKVLPGGGEGLWISQDKKRLYTTHMGNTEPDYDADNPIYHDGQPVQETEYLTDAITRESVSFIERHADKPFFLFVPYNAVHSPLQGADAYMEKFAHIEDIQRRIFAAMLANMDDSIGAVLEKLREERLEDNTLIFFISDNGGPTRELTSSNLPLRDGKGSVYEGGNRVPFLVQWKGQLPANQVYENPVISLDIFATAAALSNAQLDERKVYDGVNLIPYLKGEKNSRPHDTLFWRIDKRSAIRVGDWKLLRNPRRGQGDQWELYNLTEDISETNDLAASLPEKRSEMITAWEAMNRQMIDPVWSPNSRR; this is encoded by the coding sequence ATGAATTTCACTAGAGCAACCGATAATACCCCATCCAGTTCGAGTGATTCGTGGGCTAGAAAGCTCGTTAGCCTCTTCTTCATAGCCAGCGGACTCTCCATCTCTTCCGCTCAAGATATGCCCAACATCGTACTCCTCGTTGCCGACGATCTTGGATACGGCGAGCTCGGTTGCCAAGGAAACGAAGAAATTCCAACTCCCCATATCGATTCCCTCGCGGAGAACGGCATTCGCTTCACTCAAGGGTATGTCACCGCTCCCTTTTGCAGCGCCTCGCGGGCCGGGCTAATGACCGGGCGCTACCAAACTAGATTCGGCTATGAATTCAATCCGATCGGAGCTAAAAACGAGGACCCTGACGCTGGACTTCCTTTAGGTGAAAGAACGATCGCCGATATTCTAGTAGATTCTGGATACATAACCGGGCTTTTTGGTAAATGGCACCTCGGTGGGACGGCCAAATATAATCCGATCCGCCGCGGTTTTGACGAGTTCTTCGGCTTCCTCCACGAGGGTCACTATTTTTTGCCTCCGCCCTATGAAGGTGTCACCACTTGGCTACGCCGAAAAGTCCTTCCAGGCGGCGGTGAGGGCCTGTGGATCTCTCAGGACAAAAAACGCCTCTACACCACCCATATGGGCAACACCGAGCCCGACTATGATGCCGACAACCCGATCTACCATGACGGCCAACCCGTACAGGAAACTGAATACTTAACCGATGCCATTACGAGAGAATCGGTTTCTTTTATCGAAAGACACGCTGATAAACCCTTTTTCCTCTTTGTTCCTTACAACGCCGTACACAGCCCTCTTCAAGGGGCCGACGCGTACATGGAAAAGTTTGCTCACATCGAAGACATCCAACGACGTATCTTCGCGGCAATGCTCGCCAATATGGATGACAGCATCGGGGCCGTTCTGGAGAAGCTGCGTGAGGAAAGGCTCGAAGACAATACCCTCATTTTTTTCATCAGCGACAATGGGGGTCCCACCCGGGAACTTACATCCAGCAACCTTCCACTTCGGGACGGCAAGGGGAGTGTATACGAGGGCGGTAATCGCGTGCCCTTTCTCGTTCAGTGGAAAGGGCAGCTCCCCGCCAACCAAGTCTACGAGAATCCGGTGATTTCCCTGGATATTTTCGCAACCGCTGCCGCGTTGTCGAACGCGCAGCTCGATGAGAGAAAAGTCTACGACGGCGTTAATCTGATTCCGTATCTGAAAGGTGAGAAAAATTCCCGACCTCACGATACGTTGTTTTGGCGTATCGACAAACGCTCCGCCATCCGAGTGGGTGACTGGAAACTCCTTCGAAACCCCCGCCGCGGGCAAGGTGACCAATGGGAACTCTACAATCTTACAGAAGACATCAGTGAGACCAACGATCTGGCGGCCTCCCTCCCGGAAAAACGCTCTGAGATGATTACTGCTTGGGAAGCGATGAACCGCCAAATGATTGATCCCGTATGGTCACCGAATAGCCGACGCTAG
- a CDS encoding DUF885 domain-containing protein: MFKYLVVTLIACLGPIAGLQAEEDPRVLAESKKANDFFERIYNEKVDRFPERQTYLGIKKDYGEWNDAAEEIELRELAITKENMEWLKSSIDYDLLDLQAKISYRLAIQNAEDAIRNFKYRHYNYPVNQMFGRHTDVASFLINMHLVTEVNDSEAYVSRLKGIDRVFDQLIENLKLRESIGVLPPKFVYPRVIESCENIISGAPFHDTGEDSALWGDFRTKLKALEIDEPQYVTLKQEASEALMEVVKPAYERLISFLKEQETRATTEDGVWKFKDGEEFYSESLRMTTTTELSSEEIHKIGLKEVARIHNKMRGIMKKVGFEGDLQAFFQFMRTDPQFYYPNTDEGKQQYLDRAVAVIDDMRERLDALFLTKPEAELTVKRVEAFREKSAGTAFYQRPAPDGSRPGIYYANLYNTANMPKYKLEALAYHEGIPGHHMQLALAQQMEGIPKFRKLGGYTAYIEGWGLYCELLPKEMGLYQDPYSDFGRLSMELWRACRLVVDTGIHAKKWTREQGIAYYRENTPDTERDCIRMVERHIVMASQATAYKVGMLKILELREKAKERLGEGFDIREFHDVILRGGPLPLTVLEQMVDEYLEDKAKG, translated from the coding sequence ATGTTCAAATACCTAGTTGTGACATTGATTGCCTGCCTGGGCCCGATTGCGGGTCTTCAAGCAGAGGAGGATCCGCGGGTGCTTGCGGAATCCAAGAAAGCGAATGATTTCTTCGAGCGGATTTATAACGAAAAGGTAGATCGATTTCCTGAGAGGCAGACTTACTTGGGGATCAAGAAGGATTACGGGGAGTGGAATGATGCAGCAGAGGAAATCGAGCTTCGTGAGTTGGCGATAACTAAGGAGAACATGGAGTGGCTCAAGTCGTCTATTGACTACGACCTACTCGACTTACAGGCGAAAATCAGCTACCGCCTGGCGATTCAAAATGCGGAAGACGCGATCAGAAACTTCAAGTATCGCCATTATAACTACCCCGTAAATCAAATGTTTGGGCGGCACACGGATGTCGCGTCCTTTTTAATAAACATGCACCTTGTGACTGAGGTCAACGACTCGGAGGCCTATGTATCCCGCCTCAAGGGGATCGATAGAGTATTTGATCAGCTGATCGAGAATTTGAAACTGCGAGAGTCTATCGGAGTTTTGCCACCAAAATTCGTCTACCCAAGGGTGATTGAATCTTGTGAAAACATCATATCCGGAGCCCCTTTTCACGATACAGGAGAAGACTCTGCTTTATGGGGTGACTTCCGGACGAAGCTCAAGGCTCTGGAGATTGACGAGCCGCAGTACGTCACGCTGAAGCAAGAAGCGAGCGAGGCTCTGATGGAAGTCGTTAAGCCAGCCTATGAGCGATTGATCAGCTTTTTGAAAGAGCAAGAGACCAGGGCGACGACGGAAGATGGCGTTTGGAAATTCAAGGATGGGGAGGAGTTTTATAGTGAATCATTGCGAATGACGACCACGACTGAGCTCAGCTCGGAGGAGATCCATAAAATTGGACTAAAAGAGGTTGCTCGCATTCACAACAAGATGAGAGGGATCATGAAGAAGGTGGGTTTTGAAGGCGACCTACAGGCTTTCTTCCAATTCATGCGCACGGATCCGCAGTTCTACTATCCAAACACGGATGAAGGAAAACAGCAGTATCTAGACCGAGCGGTTGCGGTGATTGATGATATGCGGGAGCGTTTGGACGCTTTGTTTCTGACCAAGCCTGAGGCGGAACTCACCGTAAAGCGGGTTGAGGCATTTCGGGAAAAATCTGCGGGGACTGCTTTTTATCAACGTCCCGCCCCTGACGGAAGTCGTCCTGGCATCTACTACGCGAATCTTTACAATACGGCTAACATGCCCAAATACAAGCTGGAGGCGTTAGCCTATCATGAGGGAATTCCGGGACACCACATGCAGCTGGCGTTAGCGCAGCAGATGGAGGGGATTCCCAAATTTAGGAAACTGGGTGGCTACACGGCCTACATTGAGGGCTGGGGCTTGTATTGTGAACTTCTCCCCAAGGAAATGGGGCTTTATCAGGACCCGTATTCCGATTTTGGTAGACTGAGCATGGAGTTGTGGCGGGCTTGTCGACTTGTGGTGGACACGGGGATACATGCCAAGAAATGGACGCGGGAACAGGGAATTGCCTATTATCGGGAAAACACTCCTGATACGGAGCGTGACTGTATTCGAATGGTGGAGCGCCATATCGTTATGGCGTCGCAAGCAACGGCCTATAAAGTGGGTATGCTGAAGATTCTGGAGTTGCGTGAGAAGGCGAAAGAAAGACTGGGTGAAGGATTTGATATTCGCGAGTTTCACGACGTGATTCTCCGTGGCGGTCCGCTACCGCTTACCGTACTTGAGCAAATGGTGGACGAATACCTTGAGGATAAAGCTAAAGGCTGA
- a CDS encoding aldehyde dehydrogenase family protein, with product MKFYLNGSWQQRDERIDVLNPFDGQVVDTVPKATEQDVEDAIASAVKGAEDMKVLSGYDRYEILNRATALLRERSEDLAHTLSSEEGKVLREARHEVDRASQTLEISSEEAKRLTGEVLPLDGSKDVRNRFGFTLRVPCGVVAAIAPFNFPLNLVCHKVGPALAAGNSVILKPASDTPLVALKLVEILLEAGLPPLALSCITGSGKTIGEGICSDSRVRKISFTGSKEVGERICNIAGIKKVTMELGSNCPLVVLPDADLEQVADVAVASAYANAGQVCISTQRMIVMDSVRDDLINIMKPKIESLSAGNQLDETSGIGPMVRESDAGRVENWIQDAVSDGASIVCGGQREGAVMQPTLLDGATHSMRICREELFGPAVSVVKAVNVDEAIQLANDTEFGLGAGVFTKDIDKAMRFAREVDSGNIHINWGPLWRVDAMPYGGLKGSGIGKEGPKYAIEEMTELKTVVIHSK from the coding sequence ATGAAATTCTATCTAAACGGAAGTTGGCAACAGCGCGATGAACGAATCGATGTACTCAACCCTTTTGACGGTCAAGTGGTCGATACTGTACCGAAAGCGACCGAACAGGATGTAGAAGATGCGATCGCTTCTGCGGTAAAAGGAGCAGAGGATATGAAAGTGCTTTCTGGGTACGATCGATACGAAATTCTGAATCGAGCGACGGCGTTACTGCGTGAACGTTCTGAGGATTTGGCTCACACCCTTAGTTCCGAGGAGGGTAAAGTTTTGCGAGAGGCACGGCATGAAGTCGATCGGGCGAGCCAGACCTTGGAAATCAGCAGTGAGGAGGCCAAACGCCTCACGGGCGAAGTCTTGCCGTTAGATGGAAGCAAGGATGTGCGAAACCGTTTTGGGTTTACCCTGCGAGTTCCCTGCGGGGTGGTGGCGGCAATCGCTCCTTTCAATTTTCCTCTCAATCTCGTTTGCCACAAAGTCGGCCCAGCCTTAGCGGCTGGAAATTCGGTCATTTTAAAACCCGCTAGCGATACCCCTTTGGTCGCGTTGAAATTAGTCGAGATTCTCTTGGAGGCGGGATTGCCTCCTCTAGCTCTCTCCTGCATCACGGGAAGTGGCAAGACGATCGGAGAAGGGATTTGTTCTGACTCTCGAGTGCGCAAGATTTCCTTTACCGGTAGCAAAGAAGTGGGCGAGCGGATTTGCAATATTGCTGGTATTAAGAAAGTCACGATGGAGCTGGGTTCGAACTGTCCCCTAGTCGTGTTACCAGACGCGGACTTGGAACAAGTCGCAGATGTCGCAGTCGCCTCAGCCTATGCCAATGCAGGTCAGGTGTGCATTTCGACTCAACGGATGATTGTCATGGACTCGGTTCGCGACGATCTAATCAATATTATGAAACCGAAGATCGAATCCCTGTCAGCAGGAAACCAGCTGGACGAAACATCAGGAATTGGACCGATGGTACGTGAATCTGATGCTGGTCGCGTTGAAAATTGGATACAGGACGCGGTTTCCGACGGAGCTAGCATTGTCTGTGGGGGGCAACGTGAAGGAGCGGTTATGCAGCCGACTCTGCTAGATGGAGCGACGCATTCCATGCGAATTTGCCGCGAAGAGTTGTTTGGCCCCGCGGTGTCTGTTGTGAAGGCAGTCAATGTCGACGAAGCGATTCAGCTGGCAAACGACACAGAGTTTGGTCTTGGGGCGGGTGTGTTTACCAAAGATATAGACAAAGCGATGCGTTTTGCCCGGGAAGTGGACAGTGGAAATATTCACATCAATTGGGGGCCATTGTGGCGGGTCGATGCCATGCCTTATGGTGGCCTAAAGGGAAGCGGTATCGGAAAGGAAGGGCCTAAGTACGCGATTGAAGAAATGACGGAGTTGAAGACCGTCGTGATCCACTCGAAATAG
- a CDS encoding sulfatase: MKRYLPHLVLVLFTVLSNAADKPNVLFIAIDDQNDWIGCMDSHPMVQTPNIDRLADRGTVMTNAHCQAPLCNPSRTSLMVGLRPSTTGIHGLAPWFRDVPQWADLVSLPQHFEANGYQTYSNGKIYHSIRSQPANEPNPEFQHWGSRGGVGSKPPQKLIPTTPFGNHRLMDWGVWPDNNDDSTKGDYDVADHAVRMIEEMPDGKPFFLAAGFFLPHVPCYATQKWFDLYPEDTSVLPPMPEGDRDDTPRSSWWIHWSLPEPRKKWIDDNDQQINLVRSYLASTSFVDSQVGRILDALEESGHADDTIVVLWSDHGYHLGEKSITGKNTLWRNSTRVPIIFAGPGVTAGQKSSKPAELLDIYPTLIDLCDLPPLDHLEGLSLWPQLQDADAPRWRPAITSHNQGNFSIVTEKWRYIHYVDGEEELYDIKSDPHEWDNIASNFPEVVSDLRKWLPEKNVGPVAGSRSRVLTYYDRTPVWEGIAIDENDPIPHDKADRELHLGQ, translated from the coding sequence GTGAAACGTTACTTGCCCCACCTCGTTCTTGTGTTGTTCACCGTCCTTTCCAACGCGGCCGACAAGCCCAATGTTCTCTTCATCGCAATCGATGACCAAAACGACTGGATTGGTTGTATGGACTCTCACCCAATGGTGCAGACTCCTAACATCGACCGACTCGCGGATCGCGGCACGGTTATGACCAACGCCCATTGCCAAGCACCCCTCTGCAACCCGTCGCGCACCAGTCTCATGGTGGGCCTTCGTCCTAGCACAACGGGAATTCACGGACTCGCTCCCTGGTTTCGGGACGTTCCTCAATGGGCCGATCTCGTTTCGTTGCCGCAACATTTTGAGGCCAATGGGTATCAGACGTACAGTAATGGTAAAATCTACCATAGCATCCGTTCCCAGCCCGCAAACGAACCAAATCCTGAATTCCAACATTGGGGCTCTAGGGGAGGCGTCGGCTCCAAACCTCCCCAAAAGTTAATCCCAACGACTCCCTTTGGAAACCACCGCCTAATGGACTGGGGGGTTTGGCCAGACAACAACGACGATTCAACCAAAGGGGACTATGATGTCGCGGACCATGCAGTACGAATGATTGAGGAAATGCCTGACGGAAAACCGTTTTTCCTCGCAGCCGGATTCTTCCTTCCTCACGTGCCTTGTTACGCAACTCAAAAGTGGTTCGATCTGTATCCGGAAGACACTTCGGTTCTTCCACCCATGCCAGAAGGGGATCGAGACGATACCCCACGGTCTTCTTGGTGGATCCACTGGAGCCTGCCCGAACCTCGAAAGAAGTGGATCGACGATAACGACCAGCAAATTAACCTCGTACGCTCCTACCTGGCCTCAACCAGCTTTGTGGACAGCCAAGTGGGCCGTATCCTCGACGCGCTTGAAGAATCAGGACACGCCGACGATACTATCGTCGTCCTATGGAGCGACCACGGATACCATTTGGGTGAGAAGTCGATCACCGGAAAAAATACGCTTTGGAGGAATTCGACTCGGGTGCCAATTATTTTTGCAGGCCCCGGGGTAACCGCGGGACAAAAAAGCTCCAAACCTGCCGAGCTGCTCGACATCTACCCCACCCTCATCGATCTGTGTGACCTCCCCCCACTTGACCATCTAGAAGGCCTCAGTCTCTGGCCTCAATTGCAAGACGCCGACGCACCTCGCTGGCGTCCCGCTATCACTTCCCACAACCAAGGCAATTTTTCAATCGTGACGGAAAAATGGCGCTACATTCACTATGTCGATGGCGAGGAAGAGCTTTACGATATTAAAAGCGATCCTCACGAGTGGGACAATATCGCAAGTAACTTTCCAGAAGTTGTCTCCGACCTTCGGAAATGGCTCCCAGAAAAGAATGTAGGTCCCGTTGCAGGTAGCCGATCTCGGGTTTTGACTTACTACGATAGAACACCTGTCTGGGAGGGCATTGCGATTGACGAAAACGACCCCATTCCGCATGACAAAGCAGATCGCGAACTGCATCTGGGCCAATAA
- a CDS encoding arylsulfatase produces the protein MKHLISLIVFSILWTSDGATEKPNILFILADDLGFSDLGCYGGEIETPHLDALAKNGLRYTQFYNTGRCWPSRAALLTGYYPHEIHRDKLPGVKGGNRGTRQSWAQLLPEYLQPHGYRNYHSGKWHIDGKALDGGFDRSYNTANQGNFFSSKGVLVDDVLLKTPEDESDFYITTATADHAIDCLQDHAANYADQPFFHYLAFIAPHFPLHALPEDIEKYRYRYLGGWDQLRKERFSKQKRMGIVNTTLSELEPKVGPPYYFEKDLHKLGPEEVYRPFPWDNLGEEQKRFQATKMAIHAAMIDRMDVEIGRVIDQLKQMGAFKNTIICFASDNGASAEIMVRSGGHDPSAPLGSAASYLCLGPGFSSASNTPFRRHKTWVHEGGTATPLIVHWSKGIKARGELRHTPGHFIDFVPTVLDAAGIEKPITKSGAPVPKSPGRSLMASFKSDITIERDLLWWMHDEHKAVRIGDWKLVAAKNDPWELYNLKNDRAESFDLAKANSKKATELEAAWQRQLRSMAELVSKTPNLSGPAPRR, from the coding sequence ATGAAACATCTAATTTCACTCATTGTATTCTCGATTCTCTGGACTTCCGATGGAGCAACCGAAAAGCCCAACATCCTTTTCATTCTTGCCGACGACCTCGGCTTTTCCGATCTAGGATGCTATGGCGGCGAAATTGAAACGCCCCATCTCGACGCTCTCGCGAAAAACGGCCTTCGGTATACCCAGTTTTACAATACAGGACGATGCTGGCCCTCTCGAGCCGCCCTGCTAACCGGTTACTACCCACACGAGATACACAGAGATAAATTGCCTGGGGTCAAAGGTGGCAATCGAGGGACGCGCCAAAGCTGGGCTCAGTTGTTGCCAGAGTACCTTCAGCCTCATGGCTACCGCAACTACCATAGCGGAAAGTGGCACATCGATGGAAAAGCCCTCGATGGCGGGTTTGATCGCTCGTACAACACAGCCAACCAGGGCAATTTTTTCAGTTCGAAAGGCGTACTCGTTGACGACGTTCTTCTTAAAACCCCGGAAGACGAAAGTGATTTCTATATCACAACCGCTACCGCGGACCACGCGATTGATTGCCTCCAAGATCACGCAGCAAATTATGCGGACCAGCCATTCTTTCATTACCTCGCTTTCATCGCTCCCCATTTCCCACTACACGCCTTACCCGAAGACATAGAAAAATACCGCTACCGCTATCTGGGCGGATGGGACCAACTCAGGAAAGAACGATTCTCGAAACAGAAGCGTATGGGAATTGTAAACACAACCTTATCGGAACTCGAACCGAAAGTTGGCCCTCCTTACTACTTTGAGAAAGACCTTCACAAGCTAGGACCAGAAGAAGTTTATCGTCCATTCCCCTGGGACAACCTCGGAGAGGAACAGAAGCGCTTTCAAGCCACGAAAATGGCGATTCACGCCGCCATGATCGATCGAATGGATGTCGAGATTGGCCGGGTTATCGATCAGCTTAAACAGATGGGGGCCTTTAAAAACACGATCATCTGCTTTGCCTCCGACAATGGAGCGAGTGCGGAAATCATGGTTCGCTCCGGAGGACACGACCCCAGCGCACCTCTAGGAAGCGCGGCCAGCTACCTTTGTCTCGGGCCCGGATTTTCGAGTGCCTCTAACACTCCTTTCCGCCGTCATAAAACATGGGTCCATGAGGGAGGAACCGCGACCCCTTTAATCGTGCACTGGTCGAAAGGGATAAAAGCTCGCGGGGAACTTCGCCATACTCCCGGTCACTTCATCGATTTCGTTCCCACTGTTCTGGATGCCGCAGGAATTGAGAAACCCATTACAAAGAGTGGAGCCCCTGTCCCCAAATCACCCGGCCGGAGCTTAATGGCCTCTTTCAAGTCCGACATTACGATTGAACGCGATCTCCTTTGGTGGATGCACGACGAACATAAAGCGGTACGCATTGGCGATTGGAAACTTGTCGCCGCTAAAAATGATCCTTGGGAGCTCTACAACTTGAAAAACGATCGAGCCGAGTCGTTCGACTTGGCTAAAGCGAATTCTAAAAAGGCTACTGAACTCGAAGCCGCCTGGCAAAGGCAACTCAGATCAATGGCGGAATTGGTATCGAAAACACCCAACTTGTCCGGCCCTGCTCCAAGACGGTAA
- a CDS encoding 3-keto-disaccharide hydrolase, translated as MKIRIIVLAVVSLSLFWGYSESKTPLVSMDEGSGWISLFDGKTLKGWRGYNGIEIKGSWTAENGVLQLEPISPDGAQVNIITESQYDDFDLRFEWKLEAGTNSGVMFHVGEGPRKPYLTGPEYQILDNLGFRSRKGLPVTPKEYTASHYSIEAPASDETKPIGDWNSSRIVVQGNQVEYWLNDVKTAVYEMHSPKWKEQVANSKFKTWEYYASKGKGYIGLQDHGHRVWFRNLKVKEL; from the coding sequence ATGAAAATTAGAATCATAGTGCTAGCAGTCGTGTCGCTGTCCCTGTTTTGGGGCTACTCCGAATCAAAAACCCCTCTAGTTTCGATGGACGAGGGAAGCGGTTGGATCTCCCTGTTTGATGGGAAGACTCTCAAGGGTTGGCGAGGTTACAACGGTATTGAGATTAAGGGATCTTGGACAGCTGAGAACGGTGTACTGCAGTTGGAGCCGATTTCTCCAGACGGGGCTCAAGTGAATATTATCACCGAATCCCAATATGACGACTTCGATCTTAGATTCGAATGGAAATTGGAAGCGGGCACTAATTCAGGAGTCATGTTTCATGTGGGTGAAGGTCCACGAAAACCTTACCTCACTGGGCCTGAGTACCAGATTTTGGACAATCTTGGGTTTCGTAGCAGGAAGGGTTTACCTGTAACTCCGAAGGAATACACCGCATCACACTATTCGATTGAGGCTCCAGCGAGTGATGAAACCAAGCCGATTGGAGATTGGAACTCCAGTAGGATTGTGGTTCAGGGCAATCAGGTCGAATACTGGCTGAACGACGTAAAAACCGCAGTTTATGAGATGCACAGTCCGAAGTGGAAGGAGCAGGTGGCAAACTCGAAATTCAAGACCTGGGAGTACTACGCGTCCAAGGGAAAGGGGTATATCGGACTTCAAGATCATGGGCATCGGGTCTGGTTTCGCAATTTGAAGGTAAAGGAATTGTAG
- a CDS encoding 3-keto-disaccharide hydrolase translates to MKKIFLLFVAAILTLSSLADKDSPPEGFMSLFDGQSLKGWSFIPSEIEPIWKVDSKNGTLGRVGRNGAIWTDDTYGDFILQLEFKLSRNCNSGIFVRSDPQNPVQGGFEIQLLDSHGKPSIGTHDCGALYDAVVPSANAVKKAGEWNQIQIRCKGPIIEITLNGHKIVSANLDRWTFPEQNPDGSKNKFKTALKDLPRTGHIGFQDHGHNAWFRNVYLKKL, encoded by the coding sequence ATGAAAAAAATATTCCTTTTATTCGTTGCCGCCATTCTCACCCTCTCCTCTCTCGCTGACAAAGACTCTCCTCCCGAAGGTTTCATGAGTCTTTTTGATGGCCAGAGTCTCAAGGGCTGGTCCTTCATTCCGTCTGAAATCGAACCCATCTGGAAGGTTGATTCAAAAAACGGCACCCTCGGTCGCGTCGGTAGAAATGGAGCTATTTGGACCGATGACACCTACGGAGATTTCATTCTGCAGCTGGAATTCAAGCTAAGCCGCAACTGCAATAGCGGTATTTTCGTCCGAAGTGATCCTCAAAATCCCGTACAAGGCGGCTTTGAAATTCAGCTATTGGACTCGCACGGGAAGCCATCCATCGGAACGCATGACTGCGGTGCCCTCTATGACGCGGTGGTGCCGAGTGCAAACGCGGTCAAAAAAGCGGGCGAGTGGAATCAAATTCAAATTCGCTGTAAGGGCCCGATTATTGAGATTACGCTCAACGGGCATAAAATCGTCTCTGCAAATCTCGACCGATGGACATTTCCCGAGCAAAACCCGGATGGCAGTAAGAACAAATTCAAAACGGCTCTCAAAGATCTGCCGCGAACCGGCCATATCGGATTCCAGGACCATGGCCATAATGCGTGGTTTCGAAACGTTTACCTTAAGAAATTGTAA